The Poriferisphaera corsica DNA segment CGTCAGCAACGGCAAGCTGATGATGCTGTGCAGCTTTTGTTTTCATTAACGCCACGTCGTGCGCGACTGGTGATGACAGAAAATGAAAGTGATTTGGAACGGGTGTTTGATTCCGGACACGGTGTTGTGCGTGAGGTTCCGATTGAAGGTATCAATGCTGGGGATGTTGTTGAGGTGCTGGCGGGAGAAGTGTTTAGCGTGGATGGCGATGTGTGTGCGGGTCGATCGAGCGTCAATGAAGCAATCTTAACCGGTGAGTCACGGATGCGTGATTTGCTGGTGGATGATCATGTGTGCGCGGGGACAGTGAATGAGTCCGCGAAGGTGTGGGTGAAAGTACGACAGGCAGGAGAGGGAACTCGTTTAGGTAAGTTAATGCAATTTGTTGAACGATTTGCTCGAGAAAAATCGCCAAGTGTGGCGATGGCGGATCGTATTGCGGGGTGGTTTGTTGTCGTTGTGATTATATTAGCGTCTATGACATGGTTAGGTTGGTTCTTAATTGATCGTGGGATGGCGACTGAGCATGCGATTGCACTTTTGATTGTGGCGTGCCCGTGTGCGTTGGGATTAGCGACACCTTTGACAATTGCATCGAGTATTGGGAAGGCGGCACGATCTGATATTTTGGTTAAGGGCGGTAGTGCGCTGGAGAATTTGTCGAAGCCTGGCCGTATTTACTTGGACAAGACCGGTACGATTACGAAGGGGCAGACGACTCTAAGGGAATGTTATGTAGATTCTGTGTGTGACGATCCTGTTTGGCTAAAGGCTGCGGTACTTGTTATTGAAGAACGGTCGTCTCATCATGTGGCTAAAGCATTTGTTGAGGCTTTTAATGGGCATGAATCTTTGGTTGATCGAAGTTATGACTTGCGTGTTGGTGACGTTGAGCAGATGGCGAATGGAGGGATTGTTGCTGAGATTGATGGCAGAGAGATAGTGATAGGCTCATTGCGGTTTTCAAATGACAGGAGAATAAATCTTGGCAAAAAAGTTCTTAGTGAGGCGGAGACGGTTGTTTCTGATGGATTGACTTGTGTGGTGATATCACTTGATGGACAGGGAGTCGGCGTGGCGGGGTTTGGTGATGCGGTCCGTGATGATTCGCACAAGGCGATTAAAGCTTTGGAAAAATTGGGTTGGCAGATTGGTATTTTGTCTGGCGATAGTCAGGAGATTGCCGAGGAGGTCGCGGTACATGTTGGGTTACAAGGTCGAGATATTTATGGAGGGATGAGCCCTGAAGAAAAGCTGGCGGTCATTAATGAGACGAAAGAGTTGGGTCAAATGACCGTGATGGTTGGAGATGGTGTGAATGATGCTGCTGCTTTGGCTGCGGCTGATATTGGTATCGCAGTAAATGGTGGCGCTGAGGCGTCATTAAGTGCTGCAGATGTGTATTTAGCAAGGCCTGGGCTTGGAGGGATTGTCGAGTTAATGGGACTATCACGGCGTACTGTGCGTGTGATTCGACGTAATCTTGGTTTCTCATTGAGCTATAATGTGATTACGGTTATGTTGGCTATGTTGGGTTTGATTAATCCGTTGATTGCAGCAGTATTGATGCCGATCAGTTCGTTGACGGTAATTACGATGGCTGTTGGGGGAGTGTGGGTTGGGAAGAATAAACACGGACTTTGAAAGGGGACATGATGTCAGTGATCTATATTGTTTTGCCATTGGCGTTGGTGCTCGCATTAATTGCATTGGTGGCGTTTATATGGTCGGTTAGAGGGGGTCAGTTTGATGATCTAAGTACACCCTCGCTAAGGATGCTGCATGACGATGAGCAGCTGCGGCAGACTGGTGATACTGACGAAGTTGAGAGCGAAGATGATTGAGGGGTTACCTGTGGGTGGGATGCTAAAAAATGATGGATAGCGCTTAGTACGATGGATATTGCGATGAATGCGATCAATGATTCATTGGACGGTTATGTTATGTTCAATGGCAAGCATTGTGACCATACAGATAATTGGAGCAATCCAGATGATACGAAAGCAGAAAGATAAGCAAGATCAGTTGTTAACCACAGCGAGCGGGATACCAGTCGGTGATAATCAGAACAGTCTGACGGCGGGCGAACGTGGTCCTGTTTTGATTCAAGATTACCACATGATGGAAAAGTTGGCTCATTTTAATCGTGAGCGGATTCCGGAGAGAATCGTTCATGCTAAAGGGTCAGGCGCATATGGTCATCTAACAGTGAAGCATGATATCTCGAAGTATACATGCGCCAAATTGTTTGATGAGATTAATAAAAAAACCGAATGCTTTGTTCGGTTTTCGACAGTGGGGGGTGAGCAAGGCAGCGCGGATGCTGAACGTGATCCACGTGGTTTTGCGGTGAAGTTGTATACAGAGGAAGGTAATTGGGATCTAGTCGGAAACAATACCCCCATTTTTTTTATACGAGATGGCGTTAAGTTTCCGGATTTCATTCATACACAAAAGCGATGTCCGATGCGTCATGTGAAGGATCCAAACATGATGTGGGATTTTTGGTCTTTGAGCCCAGAGAGTCTGCACCAAGTTACGATCTTGTTTAGTGATCGTGGTATACCGGCTACCTATAGGCATATGAATGGCTACGGTTCACATACCTTTAGTATGATCAATGACAAAGGGAAGCGGGTGTGGTGTAAGTTTCACTTTAAAACAAATCAGGGAATTATGAACCTGAGTGCTAATCAGGCAGAGCGTATGAAGGGTGAGGATCCAGATCATGCTCAGCGTGATTTGTTTGATGCGATTGAGCGGGGTGAGTATCCAAGTTGGCGTTTTTGTATACAGGTGATGAGTGAAGAACAGGCAGAAAAAGTTGAGTTTAATCCTTTTGATTTGACTAAGGTGTGGTCACATAAGATGTGGCCTTTGATTGATGTTGGTGTGCTGGAACTCAATCGAAATCCTGTTAATTATTTTGCGGAAGTTGAACAATCTGCATTTAGTCCCAGTGATGTTGTTCCCGGGATTGGCTTTAGTCCGGATAAGATGTTGCAAGCGAGAATCATGAGCTATCCAGATGCGCAACGCTATCGTTTAGGCACGAACTATCAGCAGCTGGATGTCAATCGGCCACGTTGTCCATA contains these protein-coding regions:
- a CDS encoding heavy metal translocating P-type ATPase; protein product: MAANQDSVDARDADHVKEKVGGPCDHCGLPVPRGLWVDDADLQFCCNGCKTVYEVIHSCGLDPYYTIRERAESGGGVDKQKAATSGRKYREFDDETFYELYCQRLGEEGSERFAIDLYLEGVHCAACVWLIEKLPLVCDGVLEARLHLGKSLVRVTWDRSVVALSKIARMLDSLGYAAHPAQGSETQLLRTREDHKFLIRIGAAAVCAGNTMLIAFALYAGMFSWMADEHRELFRWLSMFIGVVALLWPGQIFLKGAWAAIRMRTPHLDLPIAVALVAGTVTGIIHTMLGQGEIYFDSLSVLILLLLVGRWFQHRQQRQADDAVQLLFSLTPRRARLVMTENESDLERVFDSGHGVVREVPIEGINAGDVVEVLAGEVFSVDGDVCAGRSSVNEAILTGESRMRDLLVDDHVCAGTVNESAKVWVKVRQAGEGTRLGKLMQFVERFAREKSPSVAMADRIAGWFVVVVIILASMTWLGWFLIDRGMATEHAIALLIVACPCALGLATPLTIASSIGKAARSDILVKGGSALENLSKPGRIYLDKTGTITKGQTTLRECYVDSVCDDPVWLKAAVLVIEERSSHHVAKAFVEAFNGHESLVDRSYDLRVGDVEQMANGGIVAEIDGREIVIGSLRFSNDRRINLGKKVLSEAETVVSDGLTCVVISLDGQGVGVAGFGDAVRDDSHKAIKALEKLGWQIGILSGDSQEIAEEVAVHVGLQGRDIYGGMSPEEKLAVINETKELGQMTVMVGDGVNDAAALAAADIGIAVNGGAEASLSAADVYLARPGLGGIVELMGLSRRTVRVIRRNLGFSLSYNVITVMLAMLGLINPLIAAVLMPISSLTVITMAVGGVWVGKNKHGL
- the ccoS gene encoding cbb3-type cytochrome oxidase assembly protein CcoS, whose protein sequence is MSVIYIVLPLALVLALIALVAFIWSVRGGQFDDLSTPSLRMLHDDEQLRQTGDTDEVESEDD
- a CDS encoding catalase — its product is MIRKQKDKQDQLLTTASGIPVGDNQNSLTAGERGPVLIQDYHMMEKLAHFNRERIPERIVHAKGSGAYGHLTVKHDISKYTCAKLFDEINKKTECFVRFSTVGGEQGSADAERDPRGFAVKLYTEEGNWDLVGNNTPIFFIRDGVKFPDFIHTQKRCPMRHVKDPNMMWDFWSLSPESLHQVTILFSDRGIPATYRHMNGYGSHTFSMINDKGKRVWCKFHFKTNQGIMNLSANQAERMKGEDPDHAQRDLFDAIERGEYPSWRFCIQVMSEEQAEKVEFNPFDLTKVWSHKMWPLIDVGVLELNRNPVNYFAEVEQSAFSPSDVVPGIGFSPDKMLQARIMSYPDAQRYRLGTNYQQLDVNRPRCPYENYQRDGQMSQGFGGDQPNYDPNSIQGTPKENREYNEPALDIGHAIVDRYDHRKGNDDFTQAGDLYRLMTDDEQQRLVENIVNSLKNANKVIQERQIVHFYNADHEYGERIAKHLKLTLPKKQGVKTT